The following coding sequences are from one Nicotiana tomentosiformis chromosome 3, ASM39032v3, whole genome shotgun sequence window:
- the LOC138908667 gene encoding uncharacterized protein, which translates to MDDAPSIHYEEGPSRPRTGTHQNDIEIVYTLEKLGPKVKWPPKMRSDPNTRKFDVLCEFHQERGHKTEDYIALRQEVVNMLQQGHLKKLLSDKGITNFARGREHQGPPKPPSPARTINMILGDEAYINSVKFTTTHKIKRSITRERYDELEESIIFDKSDTDDLAFPHNNALVITLQILDTDVKCIMVDDGSGACIIHPQVLTQIKLEDKIVLRCITLTGFNNAVERTSGEITLPILAGCVTLETTFHIMDQETA; encoded by the exons ATGGACGACGCCCCCTCCATCCACTACGAAGAAGGTCCATCCAGACCAAGGACAGGAACCCATCAGAATGACATAG agatagtCTACACCCTGGAGAAGCTCGGGCCAAAAGTGAAGTGGCCGCCCAAGATGAGATCGGACCCTAACACCAGAAAATTTGACGTCCTCTGTGAGTTCCACCAGGAACGAGGGCACAAGACTGAAGACTACATCGCCCTGAGGCAGGAAGTCGTGAATATGTTACAACAAGGACACCTTAAAAAGCTGCTAAGCGATAAGGGAATAACCAATTTCGCCAGAGGACGCGAACATCAAGGGCCGCCTAAGCCACCCTCACCAGCTCGTACCATCAACATGATCCTCGGCGACGAAGCCTATATCAACAGTGTGAAGTTCACCACTACCCACAAAATCAAGCGATCTATCACCCGTGAACGGTAcgacgaactcgaagaaagtatcatcttcgacaagTCGGACACCGACGATTTGGCTTTTCCTCATAATAACGCCCTCGTTATTACTCTGCAAATCTTAGATACTGATGTTAAATGCATTATGGTAGATGACGGGAGCGGCGCATGCATTATCCATCCTCAAGTACTTACCCAAAtaaaactcgaggataagatagtactGCGCTGCATCACGCTAACTGGTTTTAACAATGCTGTTGAACGGACGTCCGGGGAAATTACACTCCCCATTTTGGCCGGCTGCGTGACTCTGGAAACAACATTTCACATCATGGACCAAGAAACCGCGTAG